Proteins from a genomic interval of Nautilia sp. PV-1:
- the atpG gene encoding ATP synthase F1 subunit gamma, whose translation MATLKELKQKISSVKNTQKTTRAMKLVSTAKLKRAEEAILRSREYAKKIDEVMHEISAKLASVKDSIELRAFAKIDNVEKVDVLVITADKGLCGGFNIHTIKKTIALIEELKEKKVKIRLKVIGKKAIEYFKFVGIEMYEEIVGLSAQPNYEKAAELIEQSYQDFVNEEIDNIITIHNGYVNKLTQQVYVKELLPIEVDVNDSQDFLEVEPDNDYETILETLVKKYIEYSLYYALLDSLAAEHSARMQAMDAATNNAKEMVHQLTLEFNKARQEAVTRELIEIVTAIEAMKK comes from the coding sequence ATGGCAACTTTAAAAGAGCTAAAACAAAAAATAAGCAGTGTTAAAAACACTCAAAAAACAACAAGGGCGATGAAACTTGTTTCTACCGCTAAACTTAAAAGAGCGGAAGAAGCAATTCTTCGCTCTAGAGAATATGCTAAAAAAATTGATGAAGTTATGCATGAGATCTCAGCAAAACTTGCAAGCGTTAAAGACTCTATTGAGTTAAGAGCGTTCGCTAAAATAGATAATGTTGAAAAAGTAGACGTACTTGTAATTACAGCTGACAAAGGTCTGTGCGGCGGATTTAATATACACACAATCAAAAAAACGATTGCGCTAATTGAAGAGCTTAAAGAAAAAAAAGTTAAAATAAGACTTAAAGTAATCGGTAAAAAAGCGATAGAATATTTCAAATTCGTCGGTATTGAAATGTATGAAGAAATTGTTGGACTAAGCGCTCAGCCTAATTACGAAAAAGCAGCTGAGCTGATTGAACAGAGTTATCAAGATTTCGTAAACGAAGAAATCGATAATATTATTACAATACACAACGGTTATGTAAATAAACTTACACAGCAGGTTTATGTAAAAGAACTTTTACCGATTGAAGTGGATGTTAATGATTCTCAAGACTTTTTAGAAGTTGAACCTGATAACGATTATGAAACAATTTTGGAAACTTTAGTTAAAAAATATATTGAGTATTCACTTTATTATGCGCTTTTAGATTCATTAGCAGCAGAGCACAGTGCGAGAATGCAGGCAATGGATGCTGCGACTAACAACGCAAAAGAAATGGTACATCAGTTGACACTGGAATTTAACAAAGCAAGACAAGAAGCTGTAACAAGAGAACTTATCGAAATCGTTACTGCAATAGAAGCAATGAAAAAGTAA
- a CDS encoding F0F1 ATP synthase subunit delta: protein MVVEKYTKAFLASLNEDEIAPAYEAVARIASVAKDPKFILIVKSPLLSIYEKINTLAKIAEYDNPKFLNFLRIILENKREDLFKEIHTSLYEKVSRHFNTYAGVVEGKVSENTLKEIEAKLSQKFNATIKLQLDEKDINGIKVFVDILNVEVALSEDKIKSDLINNILKAI from the coding sequence ATGGTAGTTGAAAAATATACAAAGGCGTTTTTGGCATCTTTAAATGAAGACGAAATAGCACCCGCTTATGAAGCTGTTGCTAGAATCGCATCAGTTGCTAAAGATCCAAAATTTATTTTAATCGTTAAATCTCCTCTTTTAAGCATATATGAAAAAATTAATACTTTGGCAAAAATCGCCGAGTATGACAATCCGAAATTTTTAAATTTTTTAAGAATTATTCTTGAAAACAAAAGAGAAGACCTTTTTAAAGAGATACATACTTCTTTATATGAAAAAGTTTCCAGACATTTTAATACTTATGCAGGTGTAGTTGAGGGTAAAGTGAGCGAAAACACGTTAAAAGAAATTGAAGCTAAATTGTCTCAAAAATTCAATGCGACAATTAAACTTCAATTGGACGAAAAAGATATAAACGGAATAAAAGTTTTCGTAGATATCTTAAACGTTGAAGTTGCACTCAGTGAAGATAAAATCAAATCTGATTTAATAAACAATATTTTAAAAGCAATCTAA
- a CDS encoding inorganic phosphate transporter: MELQTVSKIEKKARKSAGIDLMRLGIALIFIAVVVIYTYAKTGSVPNSLFLVIATVFGAYMAMNIGANDVANNVGPAVGSRALSLAGAIVIAAIFEAAGALIAGADVTNTIRKGIIDLGAFHGDVNVFIWAMMSALLAAALWLNLATAFKAPVSTTHSIVGGVMGAGIAAAGFGIVHWATMGKIAASWVISPVLGGIIAAGFLYAIKKTVVFKEDMASAAKKWVPIYVSIMTWAFVTYLTMKGLKHVWVNITDVLSFLPHTKKPTFGVAAVFGLIAGIIVYFVMAVKLKKEAILNTREGINRYFTVPLIFSAALLSFAHGANDVANAVGPLAAISDAVLNGGIASKSAIPFWVMAIGALGISIGLALYGPRLIKTVGDEITKIDPIRGFCVALAAAITVIVASQLGLPVSSTHIAVGAIFGVGFLREWLHLIEQKEEEIVKEIDDAEKKLKAYELELEDLQQRTDKTKEDYKKIVELIEMIEDLEKTVKRFKKILKKEEKVKYVKRDLFNKIILAWVITVPVAAVLAAMIFFMIKGMML; this comes from the coding sequence ATGGAGCTGCAAACTGTCTCTAAAATTGAAAAAAAAGCAAGAAAATCCGCCGGTATAGATTTAATGCGCCTTGGTATTGCGCTTATTTTTATTGCCGTTGTGGTTATTTATACATATGCAAAAACAGGAAGCGTGCCAAACAGTCTGTTTTTGGTGATAGCTACGGTTTTCGGTGCTTATATGGCTATGAACATAGGTGCGAACGACGTTGCTAACAATGTAGGTCCGGCAGTCGGAAGCAGGGCTTTGAGTCTTGCGGGCGCTATCGTTATTGCCGCTATTTTCGAAGCTGCCGGGGCTTTGATTGCCGGTGCCGATGTTACGAACACCATCAGAAAAGGTATTATTGATTTAGGTGCTTTTCACGGAGATGTTAATGTGTTTATATGGGCGATGATGTCGGCTTTGCTGGCGGCTGCTCTCTGGCTTAATCTTGCTACTGCGTTTAAAGCGCCCGTTTCTACGACACACTCTATCGTAGGCGGTGTAATGGGAGCCGGAATAGCAGCTGCGGGATTTGGCATCGTTCACTGGGCTACAATGGGGAAAATTGCAGCTTCATGGGTTATATCTCCCGTTCTTGGAGGTATTATAGCCGCAGGATTTTTATATGCCATTAAAAAAACGGTCGTTTTTAAAGAAGATATGGCTTCAGCCGCGAAAAAATGGGTTCCGATATATGTATCAATTATGACGTGGGCTTTTGTAACATATCTGACAATGAAAGGTTTAAAGCACGTATGGGTTAATATTACGGATGTTTTAAGCTTTTTGCCTCATACTAAAAAACCTACATTCGGTGTTGCTGCCGTTTTCGGTCTGATTGCCGGTATTATCGTATATTTTGTAATGGCGGTTAAATTAAAAAAAGAAGCTATTTTAAATACCAGGGAAGGAATAAACAGATATTTTACCGTTCCTCTTATTTTTTCAGCAGCACTTCTTAGTTTTGCTCACGGTGCAAATGACGTTGCGAATGCGGTAGGTCCTCTGGCGGCTATCAGCGATGCCGTTTTAAACGGAGGAATCGCAAGCAAATCGGCGATACCTTTCTGGGTTATGGCTATCGGTGCACTGGGTATTTCTATAGGTCTTGCACTTTACGGTCCTAGACTGATTAAAACGGTTGGCGACGAAATCACAAAAATAGACCCGATAAGAGGTTTCTGTGTGGCTTTAGCAGCGGCTATTACCGTTATTGTGGCATCTCAGCTGGGACTTCCGGTAAGTTCTACACATATTGCGGTAGGAGCTATATTCGGAGTAGGGTTTTTAAGAGAATGGCTTCACCTGATTGAACAGAAAGAAGAAGAAATAGTAAAAGAAATAGATGACGCGGAAAAAAAATTAAAAGCATACGAGCTTGAACTTGAAGACCTGCAGCAAAGAACCGACAAAACTAAAGAAGATTATAAGAAAATAGTCGAACTTATAGAAATGATTGAAGATTTGGAAAAAACAGTTAAAAGATTCAAAAAAATTCTTAAAAAAGAAGAAAAAGTAAAATATGTCAAAAGGGATCTGTTTAATAAAATTATTTTGGCCTGGGTTATTACAGTTCCTGTAGCAGCGGTGCTTGCGGCAATGATTTTCTTTATGATTAAAGGAATGATGCTGTAA
- a CDS encoding ATPase: MLDLNIGVMLIEAGIFLVTLILLKIWLFEPLVKFMDEREEKLRKSLEMINANTEDTKELEEEIQKVLAKAKKEAKEIRDEARAKAQAEAAEMKAKRLAEIEAAKEELAKEIQAEKERILSELAGSKEEIKTLVENKIRNAA, translated from the coding sequence ATGCTTGACCTTAATATAGGTGTGATGCTTATTGAAGCCGGTATTTTCCTGGTAACGCTGATTTTACTGAAAATTTGGCTGTTTGAACCGTTGGTTAAATTTATGGATGAAAGAGAAGAAAAATTAAGAAAATCTCTTGAAATGATAAACGCCAATACTGAAGACACTAAAGAACTTGAAGAAGAGATTCAAAAAGTTCTTGCCAAAGCAAAAAAAGAGGCTAAAGAGATCAGAGATGAAGCAAGAGCCAAAGCTCAGGCTGAAGCGGCAGAAATGAAAGCAAAAAGATTAGCTGAAATTGAAGCTGCCAAAGAAGAGCTTGCAAAAGAAATTCAGGCTGAAAAAGAAAGAATTCTTTCAGAACTTGCTGGTTCTAAAGAAGAAATCAAAACATTGGTTGAAAACAAAATAAGGAATGCAGCATGA
- a CDS encoding F0F1 ATP synthase subunit B, producing the protein MKKALFLVALLSSMLFANEAAAGGTDIVARTINFLIFVAILWYLVGNKVIAFFRNRKEEIANKFQEVENKLKEAKQRKEELKAKLEEAKIKATEIVEDAKKEAELIYSKIIEDTKTELEIMEKHFEEAKLAEIRKAKREAIKAFLEDVLKDVHLSSEDAAKLVLKVA; encoded by the coding sequence ATGAAAAAAGCGTTGTTTTTAGTTGCACTGTTAAGCAGTATGCTTTTTGCAAATGAAGCTGCTGCAGGAGGTACTGATATAGTTGCCAGAACGATTAACTTTTTAATCTTCGTTGCAATATTATGGTACTTGGTTGGAAACAAAGTTATTGCGTTTTTTAGAAACAGAAAAGAAGAAATCGCAAATAAATTCCAAGAAGTTGAAAACAAATTAAAAGAAGCTAAACAGAGAAAAGAAGAGCTTAAAGCAAAACTTGAAGAAGCAAAAATTAAAGCTACAGAAATAGTTGAAGATGCTAAAAAAGAAGCAGAATTAATTTACAGCAAAATTATTGAAGACACTAAAACTGAACTTGAAATAATGGAAAAACATTTTGAAGAAGCTAAGCTTGCCGAAATCAGAAAAGCTAAAAGAGAAGCAATTAAAGCTTTCCTTGAAGATGTTCTTAAAGACGTACATCTTTCAAGCGAAGACGCAGCTAAACTTGTATTAAAGGTAGCATAA
- a CDS encoding biotin--[acetyl-CoA-carboxylase] ligase, with product MKKKQFKININQRTVNCKLNIENYTLHTTYSPLKYIYLEKIDSTQKYLIEKIKKQELFPPVCVWTELQTDGIGSRGNVWKGKKGNLFFSFAFEKEKFKDVPLQSLSIYFGWIFKKTLNELGSKAVMKWPNDIYLIRNEPKKIGGVITNIINNYIICGIGLNTRFAPEDEFGSLDIELKNDKILKRFFSNFEKIRGWDTVFIEFKNEFEEYKNIFSIEGVLAEDGSIQNNKKRIYSKR from the coding sequence ATGAAAAAAAAACAATTTAAAATCAATATAAACCAAAGAACTGTAAATTGTAAACTGAATATCGAAAACTACACACTACATACTACTTACTCTCCACTTAAATATATATATTTGGAAAAAATAGATTCAACTCAAAAATATCTGATTGAAAAAATAAAAAAACAAGAGCTTTTCCCTCCCGTATGCGTATGGACGGAACTGCAGACTGACGGCATAGGCAGCAGAGGAAATGTCTGGAAAGGTAAAAAAGGAAATCTCTTTTTTTCATTTGCGTTTGAAAAGGAAAAGTTTAAAGATGTGCCTTTACAGAGTCTGTCAATATATTTCGGCTGGATATTTAAAAAAACTTTAAATGAACTCGGAAGCAAAGCGGTAATGAAATGGCCAAACGATATTTATTTAATACGGAACGAACCGAAAAAAATAGGCGGAGTGATTACAAATATAATAAATAATTATATTATCTGCGGAATAGGGTTAAATACGCGCTTTGCTCCTGAAGATGAATTCGGAAGTTTGGATATTGAATTAAAAAATGATAAAATTCTTAAAAGATTTTTTTCTAACTTTGAAAAAATAAGAGGTTGGGATACTGTATTTATAGAATTCAAAAATGAGTTTGAAGAATATAAAAATATTTTTTCAATAGAAGGCGTTTTAGCCGAGGACGGAAGCATACAAAATAATAAAAAAAGGATATATTCAAAGCGATGA
- the atpA gene encoding F0F1 ATP synthase subunit alpha, which produces MVQEITSIIKERIENYDLKVDVEEVGKVIYSADGIAKVYGLTNVMAGEMVEFETGEKGLVFNLEADNVGVVVLGKGTDITEGSSVKRLGKLISVPVGEALIGRVVNALGEPIDGKGPIEATEYRYVEEKAPGIMARKSVHEPLQTGLKAIDALVPIGRGQRELIIGDRQTGKTTVALDTILNQKNEDVICIYVAVGQKQSTVANIVRILEEHGAMDYTIVVNASASEAASLKFLAPYAGVTMGEYFRDNGRHALIVYDDLSKHADAYREMSLLLRRPPGREAYPGDVFYLHSRLLERAAKLNDELGAGSLTALPIIETKGGDVAAYIPTNVISITDGQIFLETNLFNKGIRPAINVGLSVSRVGGAAQIKAMKQVAGNLRLDLAQFRELEAFSQFASDLDEASRKQLERGERLVEILKQPAYSPLPVEKQVVIIYAGTRGYLDDIETKSIRRFEDELYPFIETKYPQIFESIRTKKKLDDETEELLKKALEEFKAGFEG; this is translated from the coding sequence GTGGTACAAGAAATCACTTCGATAATCAAGGAAAGAATTGAAAACTACGACTTAAAAGTAGACGTAGAAGAAGTTGGTAAAGTAATTTACTCAGCTGACGGTATCGCTAAGGTATACGGTCTTACAAACGTAATGGCCGGTGAAATGGTTGAATTTGAAACTGGTGAAAAAGGTTTGGTATTTAACCTTGAAGCTGACAACGTTGGTGTGGTTGTACTTGGAAAAGGTACAGACATTACAGAAGGAAGTTCAGTTAAAAGACTTGGTAAACTAATCTCAGTACCTGTTGGTGAAGCGTTAATAGGAAGAGTTGTAAACGCGCTTGGTGAACCGATTGACGGTAAAGGACCTATTGAAGCTACTGAATACAGATATGTAGAAGAAAAAGCGCCTGGAATTATGGCAAGAAAATCTGTTCATGAACCTCTTCAAACTGGTCTTAAAGCAATCGATGCGCTTGTTCCTATCGGTAGAGGGCAAAGAGAGCTTATTATTGGGGACAGACAAACTGGTAAAACTACAGTTGCGCTTGATACTATTCTTAATCAGAAAAATGAAGATGTTATTTGTATTTATGTTGCAGTAGGTCAAAAACAGTCAACTGTTGCTAATATCGTTAGAATTCTTGAAGAGCACGGTGCAATGGATTACACAATCGTTGTAAACGCTTCTGCATCTGAAGCTGCTTCACTTAAATTCTTAGCGCCGTATGCCGGTGTTACAATGGGTGAATATTTCAGAGATAACGGAAGACATGCTCTTATCGTTTACGATGATTTATCTAAACACGCAGATGCGTACAGAGAAATGTCATTACTTCTAAGAAGACCTCCGGGAAGGGAAGCATATCCAGGTGACGTATTCTACCTACACAGTAGATTACTTGAAAGAGCAGCTAAACTTAACGATGAGCTTGGTGCGGGAAGTTTAACAGCTTTACCAATTATTGAAACTAAAGGTGGTGACGTTGCTGCTTATATTCCGACAAACGTAATTTCAATTACTGACGGTCAGATTTTCCTTGAAACTAACCTTTTCAACAAAGGTATCAGACCTGCGATTAACGTTGGTCTTTCAGTATCAAGGGTTGGTGGTGCCGCTCAGATTAAAGCAATGAAACAAGTTGCCGGAAACTTAAGACTTGACCTTGCGCAGTTCAGAGAACTTGAAGCGTTCTCACAATTCGCAAGTGACCTTGACGAAGCAAGTAGAAAACAGCTTGAAAGAGGTGAAAGACTTGTTGAAATTCTAAAACAGCCGGCATATTCGCCGCTGCCAGTTGAAAAACAAGTTGTAATTATTTATGCTGGTACAAGAGGATATTTAGATGATATCGAAACTAAATCAATCAGAAGATTTGAAGATGAGTTATATCCGTTCATTGAAACTAAATATCCACAGATTTTTGAAAGTATCAGAACTAAGAAAAAACTAGACGACGAAACTGAAGAACTACTTAAAAAAGCATTAGAAGAGTTTAAGGCTGGGTTCGAAGGATAA
- the pstB gene encoding phosphate ABC transporter ATP-binding protein PstB yields MKVMDIKNFSFTYAGAPKPSLNNINLPIYEGKVTALIGPSGCGKSTLLRSLNRIHDLYPGNKYEGEILLKNFDTGEMENILEFKKENELINLRQRVGMIFQKPTPFPMSIYDNIAYGLRLKGIKSKSELDGRVEDALKGGALWNEVKDRLKDDARGLSGGQQQRLCIARAIAVEPEVLLMDEPTSALDPISTLAIEELVTQLKDKVTIAIVTHNMQQASRVSDYTAYMYLGELIEFGETTQIFLNPKEKHTADYIAGKFG; encoded by the coding sequence ATGAAAGTAATGGATATTAAAAATTTCAGTTTTACATATGCGGGTGCTCCAAAACCTTCTTTAAACAATATAAACTTGCCTATTTACGAAGGTAAAGTTACGGCATTAATAGGGCCTAGCGGATGCGGAAAATCAACGCTTTTAAGAAGTTTAAACAGAATACACGACCTGTATCCGGGAAATAAGTATGAAGGGGAAATCCTTCTCAAAAATTTTGATACGGGAGAGATGGAAAATATTCTTGAATTTAAAAAAGAAAACGAACTTATTAATCTCCGTCAGAGAGTAGGAATGATATTTCAAAAACCGACACCGTTTCCAATGAGTATATACGACAATATCGCATACGGACTTAGACTAAAAGGTATAAAAAGCAAAAGCGAACTTGACGGCAGGGTCGAAGATGCACTTAAAGGCGGAGCGCTGTGGAACGAAGTTAAAGACAGGCTTAAAGACGATGCAAGGGGTCTCAGCGGCGGTCAGCAGCAAAGACTGTGCATAGCAAGGGCCATTGCGGTAGAGCCGGAAGTGCTTTTAATGGACGAACCTACAAGTGCGCTTGACCCTATTTCAACTTTAGCGATTGAAGAGCTTGTAACCCAGCTGAAAGATAAAGTCACTATAGCAATAGTTACGCACAATATGCAGCAGGCAAGCCGTGTGAGCGACTATACGGCTTATATGTATTTAGGAGAGCTTATAGAATTCGGTGAAACAACTCAGATATTCCTTAATCCAAAAGAAAAACACACTGCAGATTATATTGCGGGTAAATTCGGCTAA
- a CDS encoding ParA family protein, whose translation MIEIISVANQKGGVGKTTTAVNLAASIAITEKKVLLIDADPQANATSSLGFLRSDYEYSLYHVLIGSKDINDTILNTLIPTLDLVPSNIGLAGIEKESEYLDKKELTLKERIKELKEDYDYIIIDTPPMLGTITINALSASDSVIIPIQTEFFALEGLAQLLNTIKLVQRTKNPRLKIKGLLPTMFSKSNNLSKQVFQDLINHYSSKLFKNKKSGKYIYIPRNVRLAEAPSFGKPVILYDIKSSGALAYELLAKTIIEESEQ comes from the coding sequence ATGATAGAAATAATATCTGTAGCTAATCAAAAGGGAGGGGTAGGTAAGACTACTACGGCTGTAAACTTAGCCGCTTCAATTGCGATTACCGAAAAAAAAGTTTTATTAATTGATGCAGATCCGCAGGCGAATGCGACTTCTTCACTAGGTTTTTTAAGAAGTGATTATGAATACAGTCTTTATCATGTCTTAATCGGAAGCAAAGATATAAACGACACTATATTAAACACGCTTATTCCGACTCTTGATCTGGTGCCTTCTAATATAGGTTTGGCCGGTATTGAGAAAGAGAGCGAATATCTTGATAAAAAAGAACTTACTCTTAAAGAAAGAATAAAAGAGCTTAAAGAAGATTACGATTACATAATAATAGACACTCCGCCGATGCTGGGGACTATAACGATTAACGCTTTAAGTGCCAGTGACAGCGTTATTATTCCTATACAGACGGAATTTTTTGCACTCGAAGGGCTTGCACAGCTGTTAAATACCATTAAACTCGTGCAAAGAACCAAAAATCCAAGACTAAAAATAAAAGGTCTGCTTCCTACAATGTTTAGCAAAAGCAACAACCTCTCAAAACAGGTTTTTCAGGATCTTATCAATCATTACTCAAGCAAACTTTTCAAAAATAAAAAAAGCGGAAAATATATTTATATACCAAGAAACGTCAGACTTGCCGAGGCGCCTAGTTTCGGAAAACCGGTTATTTTATACGATATTAAAAGCTCAGGCGCATTAGCTTACGAACTGCTTGCAAAAACCATAATAGAGGAATCCGAACAATGA
- a CDS encoding ParB/RepB/Spo0J family partition protein, whose product MKRLGRGLSSILEDAEAGYLKELPGGGVQEIEISKIKTNPYQPRREFNQEAIEELADSIKKYGLLQPIVLIKDGDGYILVAGERRLRATKLLGGELIKAIVVDYSKDDLREYALIENIQREDLNPIEVAYSLQSLIEEHGYTHEELANAISKSRSYVTNLLRILNLPEFVHDKIKRGVLSVGHAKVLLGLDDELLKKVIDEIEKKSLNVRDTEKLIQRLKNPAKEKEDFELDKRVVVLAEKFKKIGLKVEINKDSLKIRFKNNKDLKKLEKLLNLIG is encoded by the coding sequence ATGAAAAGATTAGGAAGAGGCTTAAGCTCGATTTTAGAAGATGCCGAAGCTGGTTATTTAAAAGAGCTGCCCGGCGGAGGCGTTCAAGAAATAGAAATTTCAAAAATCAAAACAAACCCTTATCAGCCGAGACGCGAATTTAATCAAGAGGCGATTGAGGAACTAGCCGATTCAATCAAAAAATACGGTCTTTTACAGCCGATAGTTCTCATAAAAGACGGAGACGGCTATATTCTGGTTGCCGGTGAAAGAAGACTCAGAGCCACTAAACTTCTAGGCGGAGAGCTTATTAAAGCAATAGTTGTAGATTATTCAAAAGATGATTTAAGGGAATATGCTCTTATAGAAAATATTCAAAGAGAAGATTTAAATCCTATTGAAGTGGCATATTCGCTGCAAAGCCTTATAGAAGAGCACGGCTATACTCATGAAGAGCTTGCTAACGCAATTTCTAAAAGCAGAAGTTATGTTACAAATTTACTCAGAATTTTAAATTTACCTGAATTTGTGCATGACAAGATTAAAAGAGGCGTTTTAAGCGTAGGGCACGCTAAAGTTTTATTAGGGCTTGATGACGAATTATTAAAAAAAGTTATAGATGAAATTGAAAAAAAATCATTAAACGTGCGCGATACCGAGAAACTTATTCAGAGACTTAAAAATCCTGCAAAAGAAAAAGAAGATTTCGAGCTGGATAAAAGAGTTGTCGTACTTGCGGAGAAATTTAAAAAAATCGGATTAAAAGTTGAAATTAACAAAGATTCGCTGAAAATTAGATTTAAAAATAACAAAGATTTGAAAAAATTAGAAAAACTTTTAAATCTAATCGGTTAA
- the fmt gene encoding methionyl-tRNA formyltransferase, translating to MRIVFMGSPDYAVKILDELNKRYEIAAVYTQPDKPVGRKKVLTPTPVKKYALEKNLEVYTPVTLKDDNTIENLKPDFIVVAAYGLLLPEKILNIAPCINLHASLLPKYRGASPIQSAILNGDEYTGVTAMLMDKGLDTGDILSWDYTEVGRKTSIDLFNELAVIAAKQTPFVIDNFSKIKPLKQIDALASYSPKIKKSDGYVTFESALIIDRKYRAFQPWPGIYCERFKINEMELIDTDSSNNEGEILEIGDGVVIGCKKGKIRLIKIQVPGKKEINAVDYANGKRLKVGDNIISS from the coding sequence ATGAGAATAGTTTTTATGGGAAGTCCCGATTATGCAGTGAAAATATTGGACGAACTAAATAAAAGATATGAAATCGCCGCTGTTTATACACAGCCAGACAAGCCGGTAGGCAGAAAAAAGGTTTTGACTCCGACGCCTGTAAAAAAATATGCTCTTGAAAAAAACCTGGAGGTGTATACGCCTGTAACATTAAAAGACGATAACACTATAGAAAATTTAAAACCTGATTTTATTGTAGTGGCGGCATACGGGCTTTTGCTTCCGGAGAAAATATTAAATATCGCTCCGTGTATAAATCTTCATGCGTCACTGCTGCCGAAATACAGAGGAGCAAGCCCTATTCAGAGTGCGATATTAAACGGGGACGAGTATACTGGTGTTACAGCCATGCTAATGGACAAAGGGCTTGATACGGGGGATATACTCTCATGGGATTACACAGAAGTGGGAAGAAAAACAAGTATCGATCTTTTTAATGAACTGGCTGTTATAGCAGCAAAGCAGACTCCTTTTGTTATAGATAATTTCAGTAAGATAAAACCGCTTAAACAGATTGACGCATTGGCTTCTTATTCTCCTAAAATAAAAAAAAGCGACGGATATGTGACTTTTGAAAGCGCTTTAATTATAGACAGAAAATACAGAGCGTTTCAGCCTTGGCCGGGAATATACTGCGAGCGGTTTAAAATTAACGAAATGGAGCTGATAGATACGGACTCTTCCAATAATGAAGGTGAAATTCTGGAAATAGGCGACGGTGTTGTTATTGGCTGCAAAAAAGGAAAAATCAGACTTATCAAAATCCAGGTGCCGGGTAAAAAGGAAATAAATGCCGTTGATTACGCAAACGGCAAACGTTTGAAAGTGGGAGATAATATTATAAGTAGTTAA